In Plasmodium vinckei vinckei genome assembly, chromosome: PVVCY_13, a single genomic region encodes these proteins:
- a CDS encoding delta-aminolevulinic acid dehydratase, putative porphobilinogen synthase, putative — MRLFYLFYSRYILYTVLKVTLGKMPISSTPPIGQMIPKPVSEDGIANRIIINLTKDNKSIEDLYNEHVSTQNPLKSFSKDIHGNIYIDTNRRERRIKRNKHLLALYNNNNIKASNFIYPLFIHEEDIEKKETKLEGIYTFNFEGIVKEIEECLKLNIHHFMFFPVVREENKSVYCEESYNENSYFCKTITKIKDKFLNDVIIYADVALDPYNIYGHDGIYDNKNQEIINDISVHTLVKQSLCLAKSGADVLCPSDSMDNRIELIRKNLDYCNFRNVLILSYTCKYASTLYKPFRYILSANISKNFIKNKQSYQHNFNNYIDLNNVDKHIKEGADIIMVKPSLFYLDVIREIKKKIGENINVPIAVYNVSGEYMMIKSYVKYLNENENYENEILTELFKSYLRAGANIIITYFAKQYGLYIKNLYEKKIHIEDNNSNNFNIQDLYQDDDLIKCELPNKLSSIIYKKRKNKNKKMYILNNEDHVILPSNPISEQYKYCINPIDFNYEELHVYMEVNTGSVNEKKNQQGISHLCEHVSYMGSKKRKDIIDKNIRTNAYTDFHHIVFYISVSLNNEIYKENALTDFKYDNFVKNIKEDDIENYDIYTVDEFNYKHSILSQCLDVMVDVLSGKDQFNKERITKEKKAIFSEYSIINTVDYKVNSDIIKTLHRENRLSHRLPIGKLELLKRYEEKDVKEYFNLFFRPENVNLYVYGDVNADIAQKIINKKFNNIKCTNLTKTDIEYLNILNDKNTLRSKNKNLPAVVHMYGATPKSTTNAISYDKLIDTANNNQQNSCNNKEVPQLIPEDTPIMGEVIDDNIADLVKFKNLKKENKNDIATELKFRSYLQNKYSVNLEEEKSLNKPLENNFKTQFEIFKYSLNNANINILLKEEIKSIRSMEDFKISIIKDIIFYCLSFRFNIHRNDIFNNIDINEYTNINEGATIRTIEIKTNPQSIHKSINGLYKFIKSLIIYGFSAGEIENYKINEIDYDNIDEQNAEKNNTTDTSHNNSSNDNEKGTSSTSQNMKLGHPDTCNEQNDEYILDTKMNEIYTDEIQKIIDYNSCNSVYMNEKREKKLKKHIFENITIEEINNFAKNYFQYLFNIFNEDTSLKPNCVIIHVPNANFNDLTKNDIKEYFYNNIYSDEPIPNYSINIQKQLLSPQYIYQNITQNLHKSKYIDLIHQKQKDSSIFSYILKQIKQVEKPHEIHNTNCILKNLNTQPNFDLFKECYNITHNDNKKIDPINELNNNEFPKSSNTNNAAQNVETANENSHEDIKLLNLKNYVLSNKGKKEIENYQLLNGIKINLYKTQIDKKYVYLRLIIPHNDILRKKSNKLQNKTSSFDLLFSIICLFEGGEIENISRENVEIHCSNKSINIYIDINDEYFYIDIYTYNKYENINSAFSILNNIILQTKIEPSSLPRVVDKLKKDFFEYKNNLQSYLLGQTIYYLSDGAIGNQNFDIQDVEKITFETVQNVLNNLFNDLSLFELTIVGDISNVIHYYILHYLGTLKNKNMEAYKNLKETEQLKNIMPLEKNAPLQQSTPNNNFETTHISNDLTKKKSENENDLLDEYNLLCPFKNYEDKLKDDTYVYIKEKEEHAVFLLIGKSANQFGFLPNGIHISLYLIQYLKKLLYHKENEQQKKTDDEKNNKNLDTTMIDSELESISKHINLKDYEGESFQEIINNKAKLYTNPLFFSIVSYIIQYILNSKFFHHLREKKELTYDSSFEFINYEKYFAGFFTLLVQTNPQDLNIVKKEVLSAFHEFTKNYYNYSDYLIHNAKLSYLNKKNKDLKYFIDKISGMMLTHFPLKYKNKDLLKDNIILNKIQKIDILLVLFILFNQKKNYHISYGISAPENLWTNLYKNINKLE; from the exons atgagattattttatcttttttattcgCGTTACATTTTGTACACTGTCTTAAAAGTCACTTTAGGAAAAATGCCTATATCCTCCACTCCCCCAATTGGacaaat GATTCCAAAACCTGTTTCAGAAGATGGAATAGCCAACAGAATAATAAT CAATTTAACTAAAGACAACAAATCAATTGAAGATTTATATAACGAACATGTCTCAACCCAAAATCCCCTAAAAAGTTTCTCCAAAGACATACATGgcaacatatatattgataCAAATAGGCGTGAACGACggataaaaagaaataaacaTTTGCTAGCAttatacaataataataatataaaggCATCAAATTTCATTTATCCACTATTCATCCACGAGGag GATATCGAAAAGAAGGAAACGAAGCTAGAAGGaatatacacatttaaCTTTGAAGGGATAGTAAAGGAAATAGAAGAATGCTTAAAATTAAACATCCAccattttatgttttttccCGTAGTAAgggaagaaaataaatcgGTGTATTGCGAAGAATCCTATAACGAGAATAGTTACTTTTGTAAAACGATaactaaaataaaagataaatttttaaatgatgtaataatttatgcTGACGTAGCTCTCGATccttataatatttatggtCATGATGGcatatatgataataaaaaccaagaaattataaatgatataagTGTTCATACCCTTGTTAAGCAG TCCCTTTGTTTGGCGAAATCTGGAGCTGATGTTTTATGCCCAAGTGATTCAATGGATAATAGAATTGAACttattagaaaaaatttGGATTATTGCAACTTCAgaaatgttttaattttatcatatacaTGTAAATATGCATCGACCCTTTATAAGCCCTttagatatattttaagtgctaatatatcaaaaaactttattaaaaacaaacaGTCGTATCAACATAATTTTAACAATTACATTGATCTTAACAATGTAGATAAGC ATATAAAAGAAGGAGCAGATATTATAATGGTCAAACCGTCCTTGTTTTACTTAGATGTTATaagagaaataaaaaaaaagattggggaaaatataaatgtgcCTATAGCTGTTTATAATGTTTCTGGAGAATATATGATGATTAAAAgttatgtaaaatatttgaatgagaatgaaaattatgaaaatgaaattctTACTGAGTTATTCAAAAGCTATTTGAGAGCTGGGgcaaatataattattacgTATTTTGCTAAGCAATATGGattatatatcaaaaatttatatgaaaaaaaaattcatattgaagataataatagcaataattttaat ATTCAAGATTTGTATCAAGATGATGATTTGATAAAATGTGAATTACCAAATAAATTAAGTAgtataatatacaaaaaacgaaaaaataaaaataaaaaaatgtatatattaaataatgaagacCATGTTATATTACCTTCGAATCCAATTTCGGAACagtataaatattgtataaatCCAATTGATTTTAATTATGAAGAAttgcatgtatatatggaGGTAAATACTGGAAGTGTtaatgaaaagaaaaatcaGCAAGGTATTAGTCACCTATGTGAGCATGTATCTTATATGGGCTCAAA GAAAAGAAAAGATATcatagataaaaatattcgaacaaatgcatataccgattttcatcatatcgttttttatataagtGTGAGCTTAAATAacgaaatatataaagaaaacgCTTTAACCGATTTcaaatatgataattttgtaaaaaatattaaagaagatgatattgaaaattatgACATATATACAGTTGAcgaatttaattataagcATAGCATTTTATCTCAGTGTCTTGATGTTATGGTGGATGTTTTATCGGGGAAAGACCAATTTAATAAGGAAAGAAtaacaaaagaaaaaaaagccATATTCTCTGAATATAGTATTATAAATACCGTAGATTATAAAGTTAACTCcgatattataaaaacattgCATAGAGAAAACAG gCTATCTCATAGACTCCCAATTGGAAAACTAGAATTACTAAAACGttatgaagaaaaagaCGTAAAGGAATAtttcaatttattttttagacCTGAGAatgtaaatttatatgtttatggGGATGTAAATGCTGATATTgcacaaaaaattataaacaaaaaatttaataatataaaatgtaccaatttaacaaaaacagatatagaatatttgaatattttaaacgataaaaatacactccgatcaaaaaataaaaatttaccTGCTGTTGTTCATATGTATGGTGCGACACCAAAAAGCACAACCAATGCAATTTCTtatgataaattaattgatacagctaataataatcaaCAAAATtcatgtaataataaagaagtTCCACAACTAATACCAGAAGATACTCCTATAATGGGCGAAGTGATAGATGATAATATTGCCGATCTTGTAAAATTTAAGAATCTaaagaaagaaaacaaaaatgatattGCTACCGAATTAAAATTCCGATcttatttacaaaataaatattccgTAAATTTGGAAGAAGAAAAATCATTAAACAAACcattagaaaataatttcaaaactcaatttgaaatatttaaatattcgcTAAATAATgctaatataaatattttattaaaagaagaaataaaaagtattaGATCTATGGAAGACTTTAAAATATCCATAATAAAAGACATCATATTTTACTGCTTATCATTTAGATTTAATATACATagaaatgatatatttaataatattgatataaatgaatatacaaatataaatgaaggTGCCACTATTAGAAcaatagaaataaaaacaaatccTCAATCTATTCATAAAAGTATAAACGgtctatataaatttataaaaagtcTGATTATTTATGGATTTTCAGCAGGGGAAAtcgaaaattataaaattaatgaaattgATTATGACAACATAGATGAACAAAAtgcagaaaaaaataacactACTGATACTAgtcataataatagtagtaatgataatgaaaaaggTACATCTTCTACATCACAAAACATGAAATTAGGTCATCCTGATACCTGCAACGAAcaaaatgatgaatatattttagacactaaaatgaatgaaatatatactgatgaaattcaaaaaataattgacTATAATTCATGTAACAGTGTATATatgaatgaaaaaagagaaaaaaaattgaaaaaacatatttttgaaaatattacaattgaagaaataaataattttgctaaaaattattttcaatatttatttaatatatttaatgaagATACTTCATTAAAACCTAATTGTGTTATTATTCATGTTCCTAATGCCAATTTTAATGATTTAAccaaaaatgatattaaagaatatttttataataatatatattcagaTGAACCAATACCAAATTATTCAATAAATATCCAAAAACAGTTATTATCTCcccaatatatatatcaaaatattacacaaaatttgcataaatcaaaatatatcGATCTAATCCatcaaaaacaaaaagacTCATCAATTTTTAGTTATATactaaaacaaattaaacaGGTAGAAAAACCTCATGAAATTCATAATACAAATTGCATCTTAAAAAATCTAAACACTCAGCCAAATTTTGACCTATTTAAAGAATGCTATAATATCACccataatgataataaaaaaatagaccCAATAAacgaattaaataataatgaatttcCAAAAAGCAGTAATACTAATAATGCTGCCCAGAATGTCGAAACCGCAAATGAAAATTCTCATGAGGACATTAAATTGttgaatttgaaaaattatgtattatcaaataaaggtaaaaaagaaatagaaaATTATCAACTACTAAATGgcattaaaattaatttatataaaacacaAATCGATAAAAAATACGTTTATTTAAGACTCATAATCCCacataatgatatattacGAAAAAAGTCAAACAAGCTTCAAAACAAAACCAGTAGCTTCgacttattattttctattataTGCTTATTTGAAGGGGgtgaaattgaaaatataagcCGAGAAAATGTTGAAATACATTGTAGTAATAAAAGCATAAACATATACATAGATATAAatgatgaatatttttacatcgatatatatacatataataaatatgaaaatattaattccgcattttctattttaaataatattatattacaaACAAAAATCGAGCCTTCATCTCTACCAAGAGTTGttgataaattaaaaaaagactTTTTTGAGTACAAAAACAATTTACAG tcatatttattaggACAAACGATTTATTACCTATCTGATGGTGCAATAGGAaatcaaaattttgatattcAGGATGTGGAAAAAATTACCTTTGAAACAGTTCaaaatgtattaaataatttattcaatgatttatcattatttgaattaacAATTGTTGGAGACATTTCTAACgtaattcattattatattcttcaCTATTTGGgaactttaaaaaataaaaatatggaagcatataaaaatcTCAAAGAAACAGAACAATTGAAGAATATTATGccattagaaaaaaatgcacCGTTACAGCAAAGCACcccaaataataattttgaaacGACTCACATTTCTAATGACctcacaaaaaaaaaaagtgaaaacgAAAACGACTTATTagatgaatataatttactatgcccatttaaaaattatgaagaCAAATTGAAAGATGacacatatgtatatataaaagaaaaagaagaacacgctgtttttttattaataggAAAAAGTGCAAATCAGTTTGGATTTTTGCCAAATGGTATCcatatatcattatatttaattcaatatttaaagaaattattatatcataaagaaaatgaacaacaaaaaaaaacagatgacgaaaaaaataacaaaaatttgGATACAACTATGATCGATTCCGAACTTGAATCTATATCTAAACATATAAATCTAAAAGATTATGAAGGAGAAAGTTTCCaagaaattattaataacaaagccaaattatatacaaatccattattttttagtatagtatcttatattattcaatatatattgaatagcaaattttttcatcatttaagagaaaaaaaagaattaacATATGATTCATCAtttgaatttataaattatgaaaagTATTTTGCTggattttttacattattagTTCAAACAAATCCACAAGATTTAAATATAGTGAAAAAGGAAGTTTTATCAGCTTTTCAtgaatttacaaaaaattattataattattctgactatttaatacataatgctaaattatcatatttaaataaaaaaaataaagatttaaaatactttattgataaaatatCTGGTATGATGTTAACACATTTtccattaaaatataaaaataaagatttattaaaagacaatattatattaaataaaattcaaaaaatagacATACTTTTAGTTTTATTCATACTAtttaatcaaaaaaaaaactatcaTATATCTTATGGAATATCCGCTCCAGAAAATTTGTGGACCAACTtgtacaaaaatataaataaattggaATGA
- a CDS encoding allantoicase, putative: protein MLLKIKVTLIAREEKTAFNKINYNKILNKQKKKTMSEQSQSEDEKNIIIENDTNNTKKRKLSDVEEDDESSDTNEHIYIPKKKRRRKILTIFNDLFSWIINKNVKNPSKEIENINDVNFLNFNNVLSKNFGSKVLFVTDESISKSENLIIDDKSGWITRRRRDVGHEWLIFKLKYPSIIYGIELNFENMDEDICPHLSIEVVENPSIDGIIKDEELIINETDNKDVKAVKRKSYNFLESYKIDKSISELLENQNTPWVELLQADCVDFLKQCNKKKIYFFKINDQSLIKPWTHIRINLYPDGGINKINFYGEFISLFKKHTIASKQKIFLNKPENGCTLIYYQCDDIYKGHPKNIIDSYKTDGFCTKRLFNRPPIILRTLTYNSIKNYAIFKFGVRGVIENFTIDIGNYKHDHPETVQIYLLDSIDLLTLDLLEQKKIFEDDEKLVNKKIDWFELPPCKINTEQKKTFYNFNLLEYNFTDIERTATHFKISVHPDGGISQVNIIGTVLSIPP from the coding sequence ATgctattgaaaataaaagtaacaCTCATAGCACGGGAAGAAAAAACtgcatttaataaaataaattacaaTAAAATACTAAACAagcagaaaaaaaaaacaatgagCGAACAAAGCCAAAGTGAggacgaaaaaaatataataatcgAAAATGATAccaataatacaaaaaaaagaaaattaagCGATGTTGAAGAAGATGATGAAAGCAGCGATACTAatgaacatatatatatacccaaaaaaaaacgacgaagaaaaatattaacaatttttaatgatttatttagttggattataaataaaaatgtgaaaaatCCATCCaaagaaattgaaaatataaatgatgtAAATTTTctcaattttaataatgtcTTGTCAAAAAACTTCGGATCAAAAGTTTTATTTGTTACTGATGAATCAATTAGTAAATcagaaaatttaattatcgACGATAAATCAGGATGGATTACTAGAAGACGAAGGGATGTAGGGCATGAATGGCTAATATTTAAGTTAAAATATCCAAGCATTATATATGGAATAgaattaaattttgaaaatatggaTGAAGATATATGCCCCCACTTATCAATAGAGGTTGTAGAAAATCCCTCTATCGATGGCATAATAAAAGACGAggaattaattattaatgaAACAGATAATAAAGATGTTAAAGCagtaaaaagaaaaagttaTAACTTTCTAgaatcatataaaatagatAAATCGATATCTGAATTGTTAGAAAATCAAAATACCCCGTGGGTTGAGTTATTACAAGCAGACTGTGtcgattttttaaaacaatgtaataaaaaaaaaatatatttttttaaaattaatgatcAATCTTTAATTAAACCATGGACACATATAagaattaatttatatccaGATGGaggaataaataaaattaacttTTATGGcgaatttatttctttatttaaaaaacatacTATTGCatcaaaacaaaaaatatttctaaatAAACCAGAAAATGGTTGcacattaatatattaccaATGTGATGACATATATAAAGGTCACCCAAAAAACATTATCGATTCATATAAAACTGATGGGTTTTGCACAAAAAGATTATTTAATAGACCCCCCATAATCTTAAGAACATTAACATATAAttcaattaaaaattatgctATTTTTAAGTTTGGAGTTAGGGGAGTGATTGAAAATTTTACCATCGATATTGGAAATTATAAGCATGATCATCCCGAAACTGTACAAATTTATCTATTAGATTCTATTGATTTACTTACTTTAGATTTAttagaacaaaaaaaaatatttgaagatgatgaaaaactagtgaacaaaaaaattgattGGTTTGAATTACCACCTTGTAAAATTAACACggagcaaaaaaaaacgttttataattttaatttattagaatataattttactgATATTGAAAGAACAGCTAcccattttaaaatttcagTTCATCCAGATGGCGGAATATCACAAGTTAATATTATAGGTACAGTCTTATCAATCCCCCCTTAA
- a CDS encoding adaptor complexes medium subunit family, producing the protein MDGFFIYTSEGRLLIEHVFGNDIEINILESDIEDIIINKKRELNNYFIVLNNENNNNFMKKMYKNNFIYLIIKDDIYFVAVKRDENNPILIVEIIQDIIKNIKAYFNVNKLNENIFLQNYSVINFLINENLTQEGKPSLFVNGILKSLVKNDSNILNEALKLPSIPNNIYNMITSGSSSIINNNTNSDYINSIGNNGNNKTNFIGNNTNENNINYSYSNGLCINSTDSMHIYWRPSNVYYSTNEIYVDVIENVFCIMNKFNKIIHYSIQGNVIINCTISGIPVVKLIFNHKIDLKKCHLHFTANWTKIFKKNKSTNEKNVIYFVPLNEEYTVMQYFEHAPLINNNKNGSINDDTNINRFHNSQDQLTDVLNLKTSSTESINFVRPDNSPNDKTQNSNCDENRQNIKNNNGDDIGKDYSYRNDESSDKEDNNVLTSGEMSSENDERQTDGVMKNENIESRFLLDYNNERCKLPINVKGNVIYVPTENMYKMKINVILNNIKRKKNSNLLLNNYENILIKIPVHNIISSVSSNITIGKLNYNDRNNCIYWYIENVVGTNTTISANISLYIKNSNNIYKTNNTMDILNEYHYKDELSANYPYSFSENSYNNDGHMIYSSLNFVVYASLKVNGISISGKKIEKIEILESKNLDIHKGCRYSTYFNNLEFRI; encoded by the coding sequence ATGGATGGGTTTTTCATATACACCAGCGAGGGGAGGCTACTAATAGAGCATGTTTTTGGAAATGatattgaaataaatatattagaaaGTGATATAgaagatataataataaataagaaaagggagttaaataattattttatagttttaaataatgaaaataataataattttatgaaaaaaatgtataaaaataattttatatatttgattataaaagatgatatatatttcgtTGCAGTAAAGAGGGATGAAAACAACCCAATTTTAATTGTTGAAATAATACaagatataattaaaaatataaaagcatattttaatgtcaataaattaaatgagaatatatttttacaaaattattcGGTGATTAATTTTCtgataaatgaaaatttaacaCAAGAAGGGAAGCCTAGTCTATTTGTAAATGGTATATTAAAATCGttagtaaaaaatgattcaaatattttaaatgaagCATTGAAATTGCCTTCAATAcctaataatatatacaatatgaTAACAAGTGGCAGTAGTAGTATTATCAATAATAACACAAATAgtgattatataaatagtattGGAAACAATGGAAACAATAAGACAAATTTTATTggtaataatacaaatgagaataatataaattatagtTATAGTAATGGGTTGTGTATAAATTCAACAGATTCTATGCACATTTATTGGCGTCCAAgtaatgtatattattcaacaaatgaaatatatgttgatgtaattgaaaatgttttttgtattatgaataaatttaacaaaataatacattattCTATTCAAGGGaatgttattataaattgtaCAATTAGTGGAATACCAGTtgttaaattaatttttaatcataaaattgacttaaaaaaatgtcatCTTCATTTTACTGCTAATTGgactaaaatatttaaaaaaaataaatcaactaacgaaaaaaatgttatttattttgttccaCTAAACGAGGAATATACAGTTATGCAATATTTTGAGCATGCCccattaataaataataataaaaatggtagTATCAATGATGATACTAATATAAACCGTTTTCATAATTCTCAAGATCAATTAACTGATGTTTTGAATTTAAAAACTTCAAGCACGGAAAGCATCAATTTCGTAAGACCTGATAATTCACCTAATGATAAAACCCAAAATAGCAATTGTGATGAGAATAGACAAAAcatcaaaaataataatggcGATGACATAGGTAAAGATTATTCATATAGAAATGATGAAAGTTCTGATAAGGAAGATAATAACGTATTAACATCTGGTGAAATGAGTagtgaaaatgatgaaagaCAAACTGATGGTGTAATGaagaatgaaaatattgagAGCAGATTTTTATTAGACTATAATAATGAGCGCTGTAAACTTCCTATAAATGTGAAAGGGAATGTCATTTATGTGCCAACagaaaatatgtataaaatgaaaattaatgtgattttaaataatataaaaagaaaaaaaaatagcaatTTATTGCTAAACAATTATGAAAACATTCTTATTAAAATTCCAgtacataatattataagtTCAGTTAGTTCAAATATTACAATAggtaaattaaattataatgatagaaataattgtatatattggTATATCGAAAATGTTGTAGGTACTAATACTACAATATCAgcaaatatatcattatatataaaaaatagtaataatatctATAAAACCAATAATACAATGGATATACTAAATGAATATCATTATAAAGATGAATTGAGCGCAAACTACCCATATAGTTTTAGCGAAAATtcttataataatgatggtCACATGATTTATTCATCCTTAAATTTTGTTGTATATGCTAGCTTAAAAGTTAATGGAATCTCAATTtcaggaaaaaaaattgaaaaaatcgAAATTCTCGAGTCCAAGAATTTAGATATACATAAAGGGTGTCGATACAGTACATATTTCAATAATTTGGAATTTAggatatga
- a CDS encoding major facilitator superfamily domain-containing protein, putative: MKLLKDHDNLFYENEEYEKIRKKTLFKILLSVFIKTLFESFLQPLLPFYILNYYKIEVKELGILLSFYSFSQCVMCLIIGLFSSINKKHLLVFLILFNLVGIYLFYIKLNFTLLVINRIICGCSSVFVVVVNAIINDLVDTNVCTYYTYINIFNAIGIILGPLLSSFFLTIFNFEIILNFNTLGLISSLLIILTISSELLSQNKYKTPAKLVREYKLNQDNKNDNKLEEEDNANTWITYKKYNKYGEEEKSLLNKHYKKGDPEYVNNDFLNNKTNYSETGRKGNIFSYYNDDISDKSYQQFLRRTDYLFISRISRSIKNIFNKILSVSLTYKSKCLFSICLLRFSASFSSNLMNNIFFVFYNDNVSSGNKQIQISLFVSLSGIIMICYQYFSFSFILRNFGYNGTAAIGLIIQSTGVLLTYNSIKYYNLIFQYISICFIHSCSYAYIEPIIPTIISLFFDKKDQLFTQSIVSFFRYLSLTISPIIYSYYYIENQLFPFFISSCMSIVSIFFVFLSFNYYEKMIKSTKN, encoded by the exons ATGAAACTTTTAAAAGATCACGATAACTTgttttatgaaaatgaagaatatgaaaaaattcggaaaaaaactttatttaaaatattattgtcagtttttattaaaacgTTGTTTGAGTCCTTTTTACAGCCCTTACTCCCattctatattttaaattattataaaatagaaGTAAAAGAGTTAGGAATTTTATTAagtttttattctttttcacAATGTGTTATGTGCTTGATAATAGGGCTTTTTTCGTCAATAAACAAGAAGCATTTAttagtatttttaattttatttaatttagtaggtatatatttattttacataaaattaaattttaccTTATTAGTAATAAACAGAATAATATGTGGCTGTAGTTCAGTTTTTGTAGTTGTAGTCAATGCTATAATTAATGATTTAGTTGATACAAATGTATGCacatattatacatatataaatatattcaatGCAATTGGTATAATATTAGGCCCATTACTATCATCATTCtttttaacaatttttaattttgaaattatattaaactTTAACACATTGGGATTAATATCTTCCCTACTTATTATTCTTACAATTTCGAGTGAGCTACTTTcccaaaataaatataaaacaccAGCCAAATTAGTTCGTGAGTACAAACTAAATCAAGATaacaaaaatgataataaattagaAGAGGAAGATAATGCTAACACATGGATTacttacaaaaaatataataaatatggtgAGGAAGAGAAATCacttttaaataaacaCTATAAAAAGGGGGATCCtgaatatgtaaataatgattttttaaacaataaaacaaattattcaGAAACAGGACGTAaaggaaatatttttagttattataatgatgatatatCAGATAAATCTTATCAACAATTTTTAAGACGAACagattatttattcatttcaAGAATTTCTCGAagcattaaaaatatctttaataaaattttgagTGTATCACTAACTTATAAATCAAAATGCTTATTTTCCATATGTTTACTTCGATTCTCGGCATCATTTTCGTCAAACCttatgaataatattttttttgttttttacaACGATAATGTTTCATCTG GTAACAAGCAAATACAAATTAGTCTTTTTGTTTCCTTGAGtggaataataatgatatgctatcaatatttttcctTCTCATTTATTCTTCGGAATTTTGGATATAATG gAACTGCTGCCATAGGGCTAATCATACAGAGTACAGGAGTATTATTGACATATAACAGTATAAAAtactataatttaatttttcaatatattagtatttgttttattcaTTCATGCTCTTATGCTTACATAGAGCCAATTATCCCAACAATAATTTctctattttttgataaaaaggATCAGCTATTTACACAAAGTATAGTATCATTTTTTCGATATCTATCTTTAACCATATCACCTATTATATAcagttattattatatagaaaaccagttatttcctttttttatttcttcatgTATGTCTATTgtatctattttttttgttttcctttcatttaattattatgaaaagATGATTAAATCCACGAAAAATTGA